The following proteins are encoded in a genomic region of Vibrio tasmaniensis:
- the dusA gene encoding tRNA dihydrouridine(20/20a) synthase DusA, whose translation MKPDNTSKYAANRLSVAPMLDWTDRHCRYFHRLLSQQTLLYTEMVTTGAILHGKGDFLEYNEQEHPLALQLGGSNPVDLAACAKLAGERGYDEVNLNVGCPSDRVQNGRFGACLMAEPELVADCVSAMKGVTDIPITVKTRIGIDDQDSYEFLTKFISTVSEKGGCEQFTIHARKAWLSGLSPKENREIPPLDYDRAYQIKKDFSDLVIAVNGGITTLEQTKEHLQHLDGVMIGREAYHSPFILAEVDQQIFGLDTPIKKRSQVVEEMYPYIERQLSNGASLGHISRHMLGLFQSMPGARQWRRYISENAHKKGAGIEVIQTALAKIPKELNV comes from the coding sequence ATGAAACCTGACAATACCAGTAAATACGCGGCTAACCGCTTATCCGTTGCACCCATGTTGGATTGGACTGACCGCCACTGTCGTTACTTTCACCGTTTGCTATCTCAGCAGACGCTTCTGTACACGGAAATGGTCACAACTGGTGCGATCTTACATGGTAAGGGCGACTTTCTAGAGTATAACGAGCAAGAACACCCATTAGCACTTCAACTTGGTGGTTCAAACCCGGTTGATTTGGCGGCTTGTGCCAAGCTTGCTGGTGAGCGTGGCTATGATGAAGTGAACCTCAATGTAGGTTGCCCTTCAGACCGAGTTCAGAATGGGCGCTTTGGTGCTTGCCTAATGGCTGAGCCTGAGCTGGTGGCAGATTGTGTTTCTGCGATGAAAGGAGTCACAGATATTCCAATTACGGTAAAAACGCGTATTGGTATCGACGACCAAGACTCTTACGAGTTTCTGACTAAATTTATTTCAACGGTGTCTGAAAAAGGCGGTTGTGAGCAATTTACTATTCATGCGCGTAAAGCGTGGTTGAGTGGCCTTAGCCCGAAAGAGAACCGTGAGATCCCACCGCTAGATTACGATCGTGCGTACCAAATCAAGAAAGACTTCTCTGATCTAGTGATTGCGGTAAATGGTGGCATTACTACATTAGAACAGACTAAAGAGCACTTGCAGCACCTTGATGGTGTGATGATCGGTCGTGAGGCATACCATAGCCCGTTTATCTTGGCTGAAGTTGATCAGCAGATCTTCGGTTTAGACACGCCAATCAAGAAGCGTTCACAAGTGGTTGAAGAGATGTACCCGTACATTGAGCGTCAGCTTTCGAATGGAGCAAGCCTTGGTCATATCTCTCGTCACATGCTGGGTTTGTTCCAAAGTATGCCGGGTGCAAGACAATGGCGTCGTTACATCAGTGAGAATGCACATAAGAAAGGCGCGGGCATTGAGGTGATTCAGACGGCATTGGCTAAGATCCCTAAAGAGCTAAATGTATAA
- a CDS encoding tyrosine-type recombinase/integrase, with the protein MDIVVKNNWAIIHRESKTFRNKDQLISPYNSHSVSAGFQRVRNELGIEDLRYHDLRREGASQLFEKGYSIEEVAQVTGHRNLNILWQVYAQLFPHYLHEKAQP; encoded by the coding sequence GTGGACATTGTAGTCAAAAATAATTGGGCGATTATACACAGGGAATCGAAAACATTCAGGAACAAAGACCAACTTATTTCCCCGTACAACTCGCACAGTGTTAGTGCAGGCTTTCAGCGAGTGAGAAACGAGTTGGGTATTGAGGATTTGAGGTACCACGACCTACGAAGAGAGGGAGCAAGTCAGTTGTTTGAAAAGGGCTACTCCATTGAAGAAGTAGCCCAAGTGACTGGCCATCGTAATTTGAATATTTTATGGCAGGTTTATGCTCAACTATTTCCGCATTATTTACATGAAAAAGCACAACCTTAA
- the pspG gene encoding envelope stress response protein PspG, whose translation MFELIFVLIFVATLLVTGITFMTVLAATGIALAVMLVLGMMGVVFKLLPWLIVIAVGVWFFKNYVHSSNQRRY comes from the coding sequence ATGTTTGAATTAATCTTTGTTCTTATTTTCGTCGCAACTTTACTCGTTACTGGTATTACGTTTATGACGGTACTAGCGGCAACCGGAATCGCGTTAGCGGTCATGCTGGTCTTAGGTATGATGGGCGTTGTGTTTAAACTGCTGCCTTGGCTGATCGTGATTGCAGTGGGTGTGTGGTTTTTCAAAAACTATGTACACAGCTCTAACCAAAGACGTTATTAA